The nucleotide window AGTTCAACTTTTTGAATTTTTATTCAAATTTTATTTCGAGCAACAAATATTTGCACCTTAAAATTTACAATATTTTTAAAGTCTAAAGTACGGAACCACAGGAATTTAAATATTTAAAAATAAATTCTTAGGTTTTAAACAAGAATAAACTATAATTTATTATATTATGAATATTAGTAAAACAATAAAACCTGTGGCGAATGTCAAAAATCTAATTTTTTCATCACTAGCAACACGTCTTATTAAATTTATATTGGGCGCTACTTTATTTTTCTTATTTGTTATTCCCGCCTTTAGCACATTATTTTCAAATCGCGAATTATTTGTTATTGGTTCTGAACTTTTAGCAACTATATTTGTTTGAATTTTTGTTACTATTGTAAACCGAGTTTTAACTATTGCCTATATCGTAAAAGTAAGTTTTCCTAACAAAATTTTTATGGATATAGAACAAAATTCAGCAAAATTACTAAAACTTTCAGTAATTAAAATTACAGCAATTATTGGCTTTTTCATACCGTTTTTTGATGTATTTTCAATGGTAATGTTTTTATTTTTTGCCCGCAACTACAAAAAAGAATCACTAGACAATGTCACTCCAAAAATTGCATAAGTTACATTAATAACTTAAAAAATTAGAAATTACACTTCTTTAAGAAATCAATACCAAACATTAAAACGTTTTTATGGCGGCTTTAGTGTTTGGTATTAGTTTGAAGTAGTGATTGTTTTAAAGCCAAAAAACCCATTATTAATTTTTTTACTAATTTACTTGGAAATTTTTTTCTTTCTGATATAATTTTTAACGCAATACATAGAGATAATAACTGTCAGAATGACTTAATTTGTTGTTTGAATGTATTTTCAAAGTATTGCTCCTAAAACAGAAAGGAGTCTAGATTTGAACGCTTTTCGCCAAAAAAAGGCAGAAATAATTACTGAAATTAGAGATTTACTCGAGAAATCTTCTTCTTTAGCAATTGCTGAATATCGCGGACTTTCAGTCGCTGAATTAGAAAGTTTGCGTCAGGAACTAAAGAAATCAGGTGTTTTTACTAGAATTTATAAAAATCGACTTTTCAAAATTGCAGCAGATGAACTCGGTTTTTCTAATCTAAAATCAGAATTAGTGGGTCCAAATTTATTTGCTTTTGGTCTAGAAGACCCAATTGCACCCGCTAAAATTATTACAAAAGTCGCAAAAGATCAACCTTTATTAATATTAAAAGGTGGGATTTACGAAAAAAGTGTTGTTACACCGCAAGAAAATACCGCTATTGCTTCACTTCCAAATTACACTGAAGCAATTACAATGCTTGCTTCTTCACTTCAAGCCCCACTGAAACAATTGGCTTTTGGACTTAAATTATTAATAGATGAACAAAAAATAACTGCATAAAAAAGGAAAAAAATGGCTAAAATTACTAAAGAACAATTCATCGAGTCATTGAAAGAAATGACAATTAAAGAAGTAATGGAATTTGTTGACGCTCTTAAAGAAGAATTTGGGGTAGATCCTTCTGCTGTTGCTGTTGCAGCTGCTCCAGAAGCTGCCGCTGAAGTAAAAACTGAAGTTAAATTAACTCTAAAAGCAGCAGGACAACAAAAAGTTGCTGTTATAAAAGTTATTAAAGATATGCTTGGATTAAGTTTGATGGATGCTAAAAAACTTGTTGATGCAGCACCTTCTGTCATAAAAGAAGCAATAAAACCTGAAGAAGCTGAGGAATACAAAGCTAAATTAGTAGAAGCCGGAGCTGAAGTTTCTATTGATTAATATTTCAAAAAATTAATTTTAAAAAGCAAAAATGGTGTTCTAAACGCCTTTTTTGTTATTTTTACTTTACTAAAATAAAATATTTTTTTAATATTTTATTAATTTTTTTGAAATTTTGTATAAAAACGCTTTGATTTTTTTGCTTTTTAAATATAATATATAACCTAAACAAAAAAGGGGAAAAAGGGGTGAGTCATGAACCAATTATTTAAGCTAAAATCTTATGGCATAGGAACCCAGCGCCGTTTTTACGGAAAGACAAATAATACACTAGAAACGCCAGATTTCTTAGATTCCTTGCGTGAATCTTTTGACTGGTTTTTAAGCACTGGAATTGTACAAGCTTTTGATAAAATTTTTCCAATTGTTTCTTCAAACGGTAAATTGGAAATTAAATTTCGTCCTGATTCAATTAGAGTTGAAAAACCTGAAAATGAATATTTAGCAATTCGTGAAGCTAAAATTAAAGGTAAAACTTATGCTGCTAGAGTTTATGTTACTTTAGTTAAAATTCAAGTTGAAGATGGGGAAATGGAAGAGCAAGAAATTTTACTTTCTGAATTTCCATTTATGACCCAAGGCGGAACTTTTATTATAAATGGCTTTGAAAAAGTTATTGTTTCACAATTAATTCGCTCTCCAGGTGTTTGTTTCCGTGAAAATGTTCGAAATCGTCAAGCTGATGACCTTTTTAATAAGGTCGAAATTATCCCGCAACTTGGTTCATGAATGGAAATTTTCCACAAAGTTACTGGAAACCAAGTTGACACAGTTAAGTTTCGTGTTGATAAACATAAAAACATCCCTTTAATGGCGTTTTTAAAAAGTCTTGGTTTTACAAACGAAACAATTCGTAAGTATTTTGGAAATTCACCAGAATTACAAGAATCAATTCGCCGTCACAAAATCGACTCAATTGACGAAAATCTTGAGTCAATTTATCGTATTATTCGTAAAGATGACCGTGTTACTGAAGATGGTCTAAAAAACCTAATTCCATCAATTATTTTCAATGAAAGACGTTATAATCTGTCAGCAACAGGTCGTTACATGTTAAATTCAAAGTTGAATTTAATTGACCGAATCTCACAGACTTATCTTGCAGAAGATTTAGTAAATAAAGAAGGCGAAATTTTATACCAAAAAGGACTTTACATTAGTCGCTCAATTGCTATTGAAATTCAGGAAAAATTTAATAACTCTGAGTTTGAACTCTCCACAATTGAAGGTGTAGATTCATCTATTTATGCTCGTCAATTACAAATTAGCCGTAATGAACGTCTTGGCGAAAGAATTTATGTTGCAATTGTAAAAGTTTGACCAAACAAAAAAGCGATGATTCAAGAAACTGAGCCTGTAAGCGTAATTGCAACAGATCCAAGTTTGACCGAAACTACTTTAGTTTTATCAGATATAATCGCAATTGTTTCATATTACTTTAATTTACTGCACAATTTAGGGAAAAATGACGATCCTGATTCATTAATTAATAAAAG belongs to Mesomycoplasma ovipneumoniae and includes:
- the rplL gene encoding 50S ribosomal protein L7/L12 produces the protein MAKITKEQFIESLKEMTIKEVMEFVDALKEEFGVDPSAVAVAAAPEAAAEVKTEVKLTLKAAGQQKVAVIKVIKDMLGLSLMDAKKLVDAAPSVIKEAIKPEEAEEYKAKLVEAGAEVSID
- the rplJ gene encoding 50S ribosomal protein L10; this encodes MNAFRQKKAEIITEIRDLLEKSSSLAIAEYRGLSVAELESLRQELKKSGVFTRIYKNRLFKIAADELGFSNLKSELVGPNLFAFGLEDPIAPAKIITKVAKDQPLLILKGGIYEKSVVTPQENTAIASLPNYTEAITMLASSLQAPLKQLAFGLKLLIDEQKITA